A region of Canis lupus familiaris isolate Mischka breed German Shepherd chromosome 38, alternate assembly UU_Cfam_GSD_1.0, whole genome shotgun sequence DNA encodes the following proteins:
- the DEDD gene encoding death effector domain-containing protein isoform X1 codes for MAGLKRRASQVWPEEHGEQEHGLYSLHRMFDIVGTHLTHRDVRVLSFLFVDVIDDHERGLIRNGRDFLLALERQGRCDESNFRQVLQLLRIITRHDLLPYVTLKRRRAGEVCPDLVDKYLEETSIRYVTPRALSDPEPRPPQPPKTVPPHYPVVCCPTSGPQMCSKRPARGRATLGSQRKRRKSVTPDPKEKQTCDIRLRVRAEYCQHETALQGNVFSNKQDPLERQFERFNQANTILKSRDLGSIICDIKFSELTYLDAFWRDYINGSLLEALKGVFITDSLKQAVGHEAIKLLVNVDEEDYELGRQKLLRNLMLQALP; via the exons ATGGCGGGCCTAAAGCGGCGGGCAAGCCAGGTGTGGCCAGAAGAGCATGGTGAGCAGGAGCACGGGCTGTACAGCCTGCACCGCATGTTTGACATCGTGGGCACCCACCTGACACACAGGGATGTGCGcgttctttctttcctctttgtcgACGTCATTGATGACCATGAGCGTGGCCTCATCCGAAATGGACGTGACTTCTTATTGGCGTTGGAGCGCCAGGGCCGCTGTGATGAGAGTAACTTTCGCCAGGTGCTGCAGCTGCTGCGCATCATCACTCGTCATGACCTGCTGCCCTACGTCACCCTCAAGAGGAGGCGGGCTGGTGAGG TGTGCCCTGATCTTGTAGACAAGTATCTGGAGGAGACGTCAATTCGCTATGTGACCCCCAGAGCCCTCAGCGATCCAGAACCGAGGCCTCCACAACCCCCCAAAACAG TGCCTCCCCACTATCCTGTGGTGTGCTGCCCCACTTCGGGCCCTCAGATGTGTAGCAAGCGGCCAGCTCGAGGGAGAGCCACACTTGGGAGCCAACGAAAACGCCGGAAGTCAGTAACACCAGACCCCAAGGAAAAGCAGACATGTG ACATCAGACTGCGGGTTCGGGCTGAGTACTGCCAGCATGAGACCGCTCTGCAAGGCAACGTCTTCTCTAACAAGCAGGACCCACTCGAGCGCCAGTTTGAGCGCTTTAACCAGGCCAACACCATCCTCAAGTCTCGGGACCTGGGCTCCATCATCTGTGACATCAAGTTCTCTGAGCTCACCTACCTCGACGCATTCTGGCGCGACTACATCAACGGCTCTCTACTAGAGGCGCTTAAAGGCGTCTTTATCACAGACTCCCTCAAGCAGGCTGTGGGCCACGAAGCCATCAAGCTGCTGGTGAACGTGGACGAGGAGGACTACGAGCTGGGCCGGCAGAAACTCCTGAGGAACTTGATGCTGCAGGCACTGCCCTGA
- the PFDN2 gene encoding prefoldin subunit 2 has product MAESSGRAGKSSGGGAGKGAVSAEQVIAGFNRLRQEQRGLASKAAELEMELNEHSLVIDTLKEVDEARRCYRMVGGVLVERTVKEVLPALENNKEQIQKIIETLTQQLQAKGRELNEFREKHNIRLMGEDEKPAAKENSEGAGAKSSSAGVLVS; this is encoded by the exons ATGGCGGAGAGCAGCGGTCGCGCCGGCAAgagcagcggcggcggcgcggggaaAGGGGCGGTGTCGGCAGAGCAG GTTATCGCTGGCTTCAACCGTCTTCGGCAGGAGCAGCGGGGTCTGGCATCCAAAGCAGCTGAGCTGGAGATGGAGTTGAATGAGCACAG CCTGGTGATTGACACCTTGAAGGAGGTCGATGAGGCCCGCAGGTGCTACCGAATGGTTGGGGGCGTGCTGGTGGAGCGGACTGTCAAAGAGGTGCTGCCTGCCCTGGAGAACAACAAGGAGCAG ATACAGAAGATCATTGAGACCCTTACACAGCAGCTTCAggcaaaaggaagagaattaaatgaattccGGGAAAAGCACAACATTCGTCTCATGGGGGAAGATGAGAAGCCAGCAGCCAAGGAGAACTCAGAAGGGGCTGGGGCTAAGTCCAGCTCAGCTGGAGTGTTGGTCTCCTAG
- the KLHDC9 gene encoding kelch domain-containing protein 9: MALAGPPGGAGWTWRPVARDALLARAFHSCTELRGRFYVVGGLPGGGASEPSGDTVLFDPAAGQAVRGAGDGPRRSHHDAAPVGGRWLCVVGGWDGSRRLATVAALDAERGAWEAWSAAPGSRPPAGLSGHTCTRVSDRELRVAGREGGTRTQRRCGSIFTLRLDPGARTYCYKEEGCRTASRSGHCAALLPAPGPRPGHQLLLFGGCSSPEPEVAGHWSLGKIKEEPPAALHLTEQLARLVTKGQGARQGPRGLRHHSCSVVGPFAVLFGGETLTRARDTICNDLYIYDTRKSPPLWFHFPCADRGLKRVGHRTCLWNDQLYLVGGFGEDGRTPSPQVCILDLFI, from the exons atGGCGCTGGCAGGGCCCCCGGGGGGCGCGGGCTGGACCTGGCGGCCGGTGGCCCGGGACGCGCTCCTGGCGCGGGCCTTCCACTCCTGCACTGAGCTGCGGGGCCGCTTCTACGTGGTGGGGGGCCTCCCGGGCGGAGGGGCCTCGGAGCCGAGCGGCGACACGGTGCTCTTCGACCCCGCCGCGGGCCAGGcggtgcggggcgcgggggacGGCCCGCGGCGCAGCCACCACGACGCGGCGCCGGTGGGCGGGCGCTGGCTGTGCGTGGTGGGCGGCTGGGACGGCTCGCGCCGCCTGGCCACCGTGGCCGCCCTGGACGCCGAGCGCGGAGCGTGGGAGGCGTGGAGCGCGGCCCCCGGCAGCCGGCCGCCCGCCGGCCTCAGCGGCCACACGTGCACCCGCGTGTCGGACCGGGAGCTGCGGGTGGCGGGCCGGGAGGGCGGGACCCGCACCCAGCGGCGCTGCGGGAGCATCTTCACGCTGAGGCTGGACCCCGGCGCGCGCACCTACTG CTATAAGGAAGAGGGCTGCCGCACGGCCTCGCGCTCAGGCCACTGCGCTGCCCTGCTCCCGGCTCCGGGGCCCCGCCCAGGCCACCAGCTATTGCTCTTTGGGGGCTGCAGCTCCCCCGAACCGGAAGTGGCTGGGCATTGGAGTCTGGGGAAGATTAAG GAGGAGCCCCCTGCTGCCCTTCATCTGACAGAACAGCTTGCCAGGCTCGTGACCAAGGGGCAGGGGGCCCGACAGGGGCCTCGGGGACTGCGGCATCACTCATGCTCTGTGGTGGGGCCCTTTGCTGTGCTGTTTGGTGGAGAGACTCTGACCAGAGCCAGAGACACCATCTGCAATGACCTCTACATCTATGATACGC GAAAGTCCCCTCCTCTGTGGTTTCACTTCCCCTGTGCAGACCGTGGGCTGAAACGTGTGGGCCACCGGACCTGCCTTTGGAACGATCAGCTTTACCTGGTTGGGGGCTTTGGTGAGGATGGCAGGACACCCAGTCCACAGGTTTGCATCCTGGACCTATTTATCTAA
- the DEDD gene encoding death effector domain-containing protein isoform X2, protein MAGLKRRASQVWPEEHGEQEHGLYSLHRMFDIVGTHLTHRDVRVLSFLFVDVIDDHERGLIRNGRDFLLALERQGRCDESNFRQVLQLLRIITRHDLLPYVTLKRRRAVCPDLVDKYLEETSIRYVTPRALSDPEPRPPQPPKTVPPHYPVVCCPTSGPQMCSKRPARGRATLGSQRKRRKSVTPDPKEKQTCDIRLRVRAEYCQHETALQGNVFSNKQDPLERQFERFNQANTILKSRDLGSIICDIKFSELTYLDAFWRDYINGSLLEALKGVFITDSLKQAVGHEAIKLLVNVDEEDYELGRQKLLRNLMLQALP, encoded by the exons ATGGCGGGCCTAAAGCGGCGGGCAAGCCAGGTGTGGCCAGAAGAGCATGGTGAGCAGGAGCACGGGCTGTACAGCCTGCACCGCATGTTTGACATCGTGGGCACCCACCTGACACACAGGGATGTGCGcgttctttctttcctctttgtcgACGTCATTGATGACCATGAGCGTGGCCTCATCCGAAATGGACGTGACTTCTTATTGGCGTTGGAGCGCCAGGGCCGCTGTGATGAGAGTAACTTTCGCCAGGTGCTGCAGCTGCTGCGCATCATCACTCGTCATGACCTGCTGCCCTACGTCACCCTCAAGAGGAGGCGGGCTG TGTGCCCTGATCTTGTAGACAAGTATCTGGAGGAGACGTCAATTCGCTATGTGACCCCCAGAGCCCTCAGCGATCCAGAACCGAGGCCTCCACAACCCCCCAAAACAG TGCCTCCCCACTATCCTGTGGTGTGCTGCCCCACTTCGGGCCCTCAGATGTGTAGCAAGCGGCCAGCTCGAGGGAGAGCCACACTTGGGAGCCAACGAAAACGCCGGAAGTCAGTAACACCAGACCCCAAGGAAAAGCAGACATGTG ACATCAGACTGCGGGTTCGGGCTGAGTACTGCCAGCATGAGACCGCTCTGCAAGGCAACGTCTTCTCTAACAAGCAGGACCCACTCGAGCGCCAGTTTGAGCGCTTTAACCAGGCCAACACCATCCTCAAGTCTCGGGACCTGGGCTCCATCATCTGTGACATCAAGTTCTCTGAGCTCACCTACCTCGACGCATTCTGGCGCGACTACATCAACGGCTCTCTACTAGAGGCGCTTAAAGGCGTCTTTATCACAGACTCCCTCAAGCAGGCTGTGGGCCACGAAGCCATCAAGCTGCTGGTGAACGTGGACGAGGAGGACTACGAGCTGGGCCGGCAGAAACTCCTGAGGAACTTGATGCTGCAGGCACTGCCCTGA
- the NIT1 gene encoding deaminated glutathione amidase isoform X2 — MLGFIIRPPHQLLPLLLCPGLRIPRLSVLCAQPSPRAMAISSSSWELPLVAVCQVTSTPDKQENFKTCAELVREAARLGACLAFLPEAFDFIARDPAETLRLSEPLGGNLLGEYTQLARECGLWLSLGGFHERGQDWEQTQKIYNCHVLLNNEGSVVATYRKTHLCDVEIPGQGPMRESNSTIPGPSLESPVSTPAGKIGLAICYDMRFPELSLALAQAGAEILTYPSAFGSVTGPAHWEVLLRARAIETQCYVVAAAQCGRHHEKRASYGHSMVVDPWGTVVARCSEGPGLCLARIDLNYLRQLRQHLPVFQHRRPDLYGNLGHPLS; from the exons AT GCTGGGCTTCATCATCAGGCCTCCTCACCAGCTCCTGCCCCTTCTCTTGTGTCCTGGACTCCGGATACCTCGACTCTCAGTACTTTGTGCACAGCCCAG TCCCAGAGCCATGGCtatctcctcttcttcctgggaACTGCCGCTGGTGGCTGTGTGCCAGGTAACATCAACACCAGACAAGCAGGAGAACTTTAAAACATGCGCCGAGCTTGTTCGAGAGGCTGCCAGACTGGGTGCTTGCCTGGCTTTCCTGCCTGAGGCATTTGACTTCATTGCAAGGGACCCTGCAGAGACACTACGCCTGTCTGAGCCACTGGGTGGGAACCTTTTGGGAGAATATACCCAGCTTGCCAG GGAATGTGGACTCTGGCTGTCCTTGGGTGGTTTCCATGAGCGAGGCCAAGACTGGGAGCAGACTCAGAAAATCTACAATTGCCATGTGCTTCTAAACAACGAGG GGTCAGTAGTGGCCACTTACAGGAAGACCCATCTGTGTGACGTGGAGATTCCTGGGCAGGGGCCTATGCGTGAGAGCAACTCTACCATTCCTGGGCCCAGTCTTGAGTCTCCTGTCAGCACACCAGCAGGCAAG ATTGGTCTAGCTATCTGCTATGATATGCGGTTTCCTGAACTCTCTCTGGCATTGGCTCAGGCTGGAGCAGAAATACTCACCTACCCTTCAGCTTTTGGATCTGTTACAGGCCCAGCCCACTGGGAG GTGTTGCTGCGGGCCCGTGCCATTGAAACCCAGTGCTACGTAGTGGCGGCAGCACAGTGTGGACGCCACCACGAGAAGAGAGCAAGTTATGGCCACAGCATGGTGGTGGATCCCTGGGGAACAGTGGTGGCCCGCTGCTCTGAAGGACCAGGCCTCTGCCTTGCCCGAATTGACCTCAATTATCTGCGGCAGTTACGCCAACACCTGCCTGTGTTCCAGCACCGCAGGCCTGACCTCTATGGCAATCTGGGCCACCCATTGTCTTAA
- the NIT1 gene encoding deaminated glutathione amidase isoform X1: MAISSSSWELPLVAVCQVTSTPDKQENFKTCAELVREAARLGACLAFLPEAFDFIARDPAETLRLSEPLGGNLLGEYTQLARECGLWLSLGGFHERGQDWEQTQKIYNCHVLLNNEGSVVATYRKTHLCDVEIPGQGPMRESNSTIPGPSLESPVSTPAGKIGLAICYDMRFPELSLALAQAGAEILTYPSAFGSVTGPAHWEVLLRARAIETQCYVVAAAQCGRHHEKRASYGHSMVVDPWGTVVARCSEGPGLCLARIDLNYLRQLRQHLPVFQHRRPDLYGNLGHPLS, encoded by the exons ATGGCtatctcctcttcttcctgggaACTGCCGCTGGTGGCTGTGTGCCAGGTAACATCAACACCAGACAAGCAGGAGAACTTTAAAACATGCGCCGAGCTTGTTCGAGAGGCTGCCAGACTGGGTGCTTGCCTGGCTTTCCTGCCTGAGGCATTTGACTTCATTGCAAGGGACCCTGCAGAGACACTACGCCTGTCTGAGCCACTGGGTGGGAACCTTTTGGGAGAATATACCCAGCTTGCCAG GGAATGTGGACTCTGGCTGTCCTTGGGTGGTTTCCATGAGCGAGGCCAAGACTGGGAGCAGACTCAGAAAATCTACAATTGCCATGTGCTTCTAAACAACGAGG GGTCAGTAGTGGCCACTTACAGGAAGACCCATCTGTGTGACGTGGAGATTCCTGGGCAGGGGCCTATGCGTGAGAGCAACTCTACCATTCCTGGGCCCAGTCTTGAGTCTCCTGTCAGCACACCAGCAGGCAAG ATTGGTCTAGCTATCTGCTATGATATGCGGTTTCCTGAACTCTCTCTGGCATTGGCTCAGGCTGGAGCAGAAATACTCACCTACCCTTCAGCTTTTGGATCTGTTACAGGCCCAGCCCACTGGGAG GTGTTGCTGCGGGCCCGTGCCATTGAAACCCAGTGCTACGTAGTGGCGGCAGCACAGTGTGGACGCCACCACGAGAAGAGAGCAAGTTATGGCCACAGCATGGTGGTGGATCCCTGGGGAACAGTGGTGGCCCGCTGCTCTGAAGGACCAGGCCTCTGCCTTGCCCGAATTGACCTCAATTATCTGCGGCAGTTACGCCAACACCTGCCTGTGTTCCAGCACCGCAGGCCTGACCTCTATGGCAATCTGGGCCACCCATTGTCTTAA